The following proteins are co-located in the Rippkaea orientalis PCC 8801 genome:
- a CDS encoding TauD/TfdA family dioxygenase has product MISKPLKTIKRRAVNIAASQLVTVSCFEQKPIPIIIQPNQNNLDLIAWATYHQEVINNYLQQQGAILFRGFSINKLAQFEELMTALFGSLLDYSYGSTPRHKVKGSIYTSTEYPPEQFIPLHNEMSYASNWPEKIGFFCLKAATQGGETPIANSRRIFQRIDPKIREKFQEKGILYVRNYSEQLDLPWQKVFQTTNKLQVENYCRQSGIEWEWNDNHLKTRQICQAVANHPQTNEMVWFNQAHLFHVSSLNSSFRDSLLEVLKEEDLPRNAYYGDGTPLEVSVLEEIRTIYQEEMVIFSWQSGDLLLLDNMLTAHGRMPFTGERRVVVAMAQPHDLVVKTWTTLI; this is encoded by the coding sequence ATGATTTCCAAACCTTTAAAAACCATTAAACGACGGGCAGTCAATATTGCTGCTTCCCAGTTAGTAACTGTTTCTTGTTTTGAGCAAAAACCGATTCCAATTATTATTCAGCCTAATCAAAATAATTTAGACTTAATTGCTTGGGCAACTTATCATCAAGAAGTAATTAATAACTATTTACAGCAACAAGGTGCTATTCTATTTCGAGGGTTTAGCATCAATAAATTGGCACAGTTTGAAGAGTTAATGACAGCTCTTTTTGGTTCCCTTTTAGATTATTCTTATGGTTCAACCCCAAGACATAAAGTTAAAGGAAGTATTTATACTTCAACGGAATATCCCCCTGAGCAATTTATTCCCTTACATAATGAGATGTCTTATGCTTCAAATTGGCCAGAGAAAATTGGATTTTTCTGTTTAAAAGCAGCTACACAAGGGGGAGAAACACCTATTGCTAATAGTCGTCGCATTTTTCAACGGATTGATCCTAAAATTAGAGAAAAGTTTCAAGAAAAAGGAATACTGTATGTGAGAAATTACAGTGAACAGTTAGATTTGCCTTGGCAAAAAGTTTTTCAAACCACTAATAAATTACAGGTTGAAAACTATTGTCGTCAATCAGGAATTGAATGGGAATGGAATGACAATCATTTAAAAACTCGTCAAATTTGTCAAGCAGTTGCTAATCATCCCCAAACTAATGAAATGGTATGGTTTAATCAAGCTCATTTATTCCATGTTTCTAGTTTAAATTCATCTTTTAGAGATAGTCTTCTAGAAGTATTAAAAGAGGAAGATTTACCCCGTAATGCTTATTATGGTGATGGTACTCCTTTAGAAGTTTCTGTTTTGGAGGAAATTCGCACAATTTATCAAGAAGAAATGGTGATATTTTCTTGGCAATCAGGAGATTTATTATTACTAGATAATATGTTAACGGCTCATGGACGAATGCCGTTTACCGGAGAGCGACGAGTGGTTGTCGCTATGGCTCAACCCCATGATTTGGTCGTTAAAACTTGGACAACCTTAATTTAG
- a CDS encoding non-ribosomal peptide synthetase produces the protein MQNFDLILEPEINDGYRLSPQQEYTWLLQQSEQYPHFQVNCTVSIVGKLEPDIFEKALQKVVQRHEILHTVFPVIPGMTYPLQKILDNFTINHKFYDLTEFSSINQQKELEAIKHNFKNQPFNFEQTALLESQLIQVKCEEYLLLLRLPALCGDSITLNELLQEISAAYSAIEKHQELEPVEIQYPDIAEWFQELLEDEETEIGRKYWQDKDLSSLNHFSLFIENNYQQNNTFKPHSEPIPLTEGLWCTIRNLTRQYGISSEDFVLASFSVFLFKLTKNSDIIIGKLNNGRSYSELEKAIGLFGKYLPQIVQIEETVSFIELLHKFQEDRLESEKWQDYFNVNHLGSYNFFPYSFDWEESFFYKSINNITFSLQEKYSCLSSFKLKLVGQLIDDSFCLRFDYNSQIFEPTDIQHLAQQFTTLLNNIITTPEAYIYQLDILTVLERQKILIDFNQTAKPYPQDLLIYQKFEEQVQQNPSQIAVVFEEQKLTYEQLNKKSNQLAHYLIANGIKSENIVALYMERSLDFIIGLLAIHKAGAAYLPLDPSFPQEAITFRLKDAEVSLVITQQHLLKNLPDFTTIVNLDSNWESIAKHKEDNPNTEILANNLAYVIYTSGSTGKPKGVSVEHRQLINYVSSIIDRLKLQSNYHFAHVSSFASDLGNTAIFPSLWTGGCLHIISQDRVVDADKLTEYCRQNTIDCLKIVPSHLSTLIAATSCPEEILPHQYLILGGEPLNWELVAEVSKLKPQCQIYNHYGPTETTIGVLTYSVDPQKHPKKAKTVPLGRPINNTEIYLLDEFLNPVPIGVKGELYIGGKNLSRGYLNRPQLTEEKFISNPFRDDLKLYKTGDLARYLPTGDIEYLGRIDHQVKIRGFRLELGEIEAILRNHPEVRETVVVVREDIPGQKRLIAYITSNQVSKLAQVNLNETLKNHLRSKLPEYMIPSVFIPLKTLPLTANGKIDRFNLPNPDKFLIDMETYLPPRTMVEESLVKIWADIFGQEKIGINHNFFELGGDSIISIQVIARANQKGIKITPKQLFEYPTIAELATVAQSSKISLSEQGLITGKAILTPIQEWFFEQNFPEPYHWNQGILLEVESQINIEYLRQGFKQLLIHHDGLRARFQKINNTWTQIYSQPDDVIPFEVIDLSDFSLTEQKTIIERKANDCQRSLDLSQGPIIRGIFFNLGNYQPSRLLIVIHHLVIDGVSWRILLEDLVTIYHQLQQKNSIKLPPKTTSFQQWGEKLKTYVQSEILRQELGYWLKQLSSIIKPLPVDYSSHLEQNTVASMKQITLSLSVEETRSLLQDVPATYNTQINDILLTALGQCLGDWTGQSSILIDLEGHGREDLFEDVNLSRTVGWFTSIFPLLLTLPNTQDLGNIIKSIKEQVRQVPNKGIGYGLLRYLTTDETIKKELKEMPKAQIRFNYMGQFDQSISAPPLLKLATESIGLSESSNGINAYLIYINGTTVSERLEIAWTYSDNLYQQSTIESLAENYMKALQKLIIHCQSVDRRGYTPSDFPSANLNQDELDELLSEID, from the coding sequence ATGCAGAATTTTGATCTAATCTTAGAACCCGAAATTAATGACGGTTATCGACTTTCTCCTCAGCAAGAATATACTTGGCTATTACAACAATCGGAGCAGTATCCACATTTTCAAGTTAACTGTACTGTGTCTATTGTAGGAAAACTTGAACCAGATATTTTTGAAAAAGCCTTACAGAAAGTAGTTCAACGTCATGAAATTCTGCATACAGTTTTCCCAGTTATACCTGGGATGACATATCCTTTACAAAAAATTTTAGATAACTTTACAATAAACCATAAATTCTATGATTTAACCGAGTTTAGTTCCATTAATCAGCAAAAAGAGCTAGAAGCTATTAAACACAATTTTAAGAATCAGCCTTTTAACTTTGAGCAAACTGCTTTATTAGAATCTCAATTAATTCAAGTAAAATGTGAAGAATATCTTTTGTTACTAAGATTACCCGCTTTGTGTGGAGATAGTATCACTTTAAATGAGTTACTTCAAGAGATAAGTGCAGCTTACAGTGCAATCGAAAAACATCAAGAACTTGAACCTGTTGAGATTCAATATCCAGATATTGCAGAATGGTTTCAAGAACTACTTGAAGATGAAGAAACGGAGATTGGTCGTAAGTATTGGCAAGACAAAGATCTGTCTAGCTTAAATCATTTTTCATTATTTATTGAAAATAATTATCAACAAAATAATACATTTAAGCCTCATTCTGAACCAATTCCTCTAACAGAGGGTCTTTGGTGTACTATAAGAAACTTAACCAGGCAGTATGGGATATCATCTGAAGATTTTGTATTGGCGAGTTTTTCTGTATTTTTGTTTAAATTAACGAAAAACTCAGACATTATTATTGGCAAATTGAATAATGGTCGTAGTTATTCAGAATTAGAAAAAGCAATTGGTTTATTTGGAAAATACCTACCCCAAATTGTTCAAATAGAAGAAACAGTTTCCTTCATAGAATTGCTTCATAAATTTCAAGAAGATAGATTAGAATCTGAAAAATGGCAAGATTATTTTAATGTTAATCACTTAGGTTCTTATAATTTCTTTCCCTATTCTTTTGATTGGGAGGAAAGTTTTTTCTACAAGTCTATCAATAATATCACTTTTTCTCTTCAGGAAAAATATAGCTGTTTAAGTTCATTTAAACTCAAGTTAGTAGGACAGTTAATTGACGATTCTTTTTGCCTTCGGTTTGACTATAATTCTCAAATTTTTGAACCAACTGATATTCAACACTTAGCTCAACAATTTACGACTTTATTAAATAATATTATTACAACTCCTGAAGCTTATATTTATCAGTTAGATATTTTAACTGTTTTAGAACGGCAGAAAATTTTGATTGATTTTAATCAAACTGCTAAACCTTATCCTCAAGACCTATTAATTTACCAAAAATTTGAAGAACAAGTTCAACAAAACCCTAGTCAAATAGCGGTTGTTTTTGAAGAACAAAAGTTAACCTATGAGCAATTAAACAAAAAATCGAATCAACTTGCTCATTATTTAATTGCTAATGGTATCAAATCAGAGAACATTGTTGCTTTATATATGGAGCGTTCTCTAGACTTTATCATAGGTTTGTTGGCTATTCATAAAGCAGGAGCCGCGTATCTTCCCTTAGACCCATCATTTCCCCAAGAAGCTATAACTTTTCGTCTAAAAGATGCTGAAGTTTCCCTGGTCATTACCCAACAACATTTACTAAAAAATCTGCCTGATTTTACAACAATTGTTAATTTAGATAGCAACTGGGAAAGTATTGCTAAACACAAGGAAGATAATCCCAATACTGAAATTTTAGCTAACAATTTAGCTTACGTTATTTATACATCTGGTTCAACGGGTAAACCAAAAGGTGTTAGTGTAGAACATCGACAACTGATTAACTATGTGTCTAGTATTATAGACCGACTTAAACTGCAATCTAACTATCATTTTGCTCATGTTTCTAGCTTTGCTTCTGATTTAGGAAATACAGCAATTTTTCCGAGCCTATGGACAGGAGGATGTCTCCATATTATTTCTCAAGATAGAGTCGTTGATGCTGATAAATTGACTGAATATTGTCGTCAAAATACCATTGATTGTCTTAAAATTGTTCCTTCTCATTTATCAACCTTGATTGCTGCTACATCTTGTCCAGAAGAGATTTTACCCCATCAATATTTGATTTTAGGAGGTGAGCCTCTAAATTGGGAATTAGTTGCGGAAGTTAGCAAGTTGAAACCTCAGTGTCAAATTTACAATCACTATGGTCCAACAGAAACAACTATTGGTGTATTAACCTATTCTGTAGACCCCCAAAAACATCCTAAAAAAGCCAAAACAGTTCCTTTGGGTCGTCCCATTAATAATACAGAAATTTACCTATTAGATGAGTTTTTAAACCCTGTTCCAATTGGTGTTAAAGGAGAACTCTATATTGGAGGGAAAAATTTGAGTAGAGGATATCTGAATCGTCCCCAACTAACGGAAGAAAAATTTATTTCTAATCCGTTTAGAGACGATTTAAAACTCTATAAAACAGGAGATTTAGCTCGTTATTTACCAACAGGAGATATTGAATACTTGGGACGAATTGATCATCAAGTTAAAATCCGAGGGTTTCGTCTTGAATTAGGAGAAATTGAAGCCATTTTAAGGAATCATCCAGAAGTCAGAGAAACGGTTGTTGTTGTTAGAGAAGATATACCAGGACAAAAACGGTTAATCGCTTATATTACCTCAAATCAAGTCTCGAAATTAGCTCAAGTCAACCTGAACGAAACCCTCAAAAATCATCTGAGATCGAAACTTCCTGAATATATGATTCCTAGTGTTTTTATTCCGCTAAAAACTTTGCCTTTAACCGCAAATGGCAAAATAGATCGCTTTAATCTTCCTAACCCTGATAAATTCTTGATTGATATGGAAACGTATCTCCCTCCTCGTACCATGGTTGAAGAAAGCTTAGTCAAGATTTGGGCAGATATTTTTGGTCAAGAAAAAATCGGAATTAATCACAACTTTTTTGAACTAGGGGGAGATTCCATTATTAGTATTCAAGTGATTGCCCGTGCTAATCAAAAAGGAATCAAAATCACTCCAAAACAACTGTTTGAATATCCGACTATTGCTGAATTAGCTACTGTTGCTCAAAGTAGTAAAATCTCTTTATCTGAACAAGGGTTAATCACGGGGAAAGCAATTTTAACGCCTATTCAAGAGTGGTTTTTTGAGCAAAATTTTCCAGAACCTTATCATTGGAATCAAGGAATTTTATTAGAAGTCGAATCTCAGATTAATATTGAGTATTTAAGACAAGGATTTAAGCAATTATTGATTCACCATGATGGGTTACGAGCGCGTTTTCAAAAAATTAATAATACTTGGACGCAAATTTATAGTCAACCTGATGACGTAATTCCTTTTGAAGTGATTGATTTATCGGACTTTTCTTTAACTGAGCAAAAAACGATTATTGAAAGAAAAGCAAATGATTGTCAAAGGAGTCTTGATTTAAGTCAGGGTCCAATCATTAGAGGGATATTCTTTAACTTAGGTAATTACCAACCGAGTCGTCTTTTAATTGTCATTCATCACTTGGTTATTGATGGTGTTTCTTGGCGAATTTTACTCGAAGATTTAGTCACAATTTATCACCAACTACAGCAAAAAAACTCGATTAAACTTCCTCCTAAAACTACATCGTTTCAACAATGGGGAGAAAAACTTAAAACCTATGTTCAATCAGAAATTTTAAGACAAGAATTAGGTTATTGGCTAAAGCAATTATCAAGCATTATTAAACCATTACCTGTTGATTATTCCAGTCATTTAGAACAAAATACAGTCGCTTCTATGAAGCAAATTACTTTGTCCTTAAGTGTAGAAGAAACCCGTTCGTTATTACAAGATGTTCCGGCTACTTATAACACCCAAATTAATGATATTTTGTTAACCGCTTTGGGACAATGTTTAGGGGATTGGACGGGTCAGTCTTCTATTTTGATAGATTTAGAAGGACATGGACGAGAAGACCTCTTTGAGGATGTAAATTTATCGAGAACAGTAGGGTGGTTTACTTCAATTTTTCCCCTGCTATTAACCTTGCCTAATACTCAAGATTTAGGAAACATTATCAAAAGTATTAAAGAGCAAGTTCGACAAGTTCCTAATAAGGGAATTGGTTATGGATTACTTCGTTATTTAACCACGGATGAAACGATAAAAAAAGAGTTAAAAGAAATGCCAAAAGCTCAAATACGATTTAATTATATGGGACAATTTGATCAAAGCATTTCTGCACCTCCTTTGTTAAAATTAGCAACAGAATCAATCGGGTTATCTGAAAGTTCAAATGGGATTAATGCGTATTTAATTTATATCAATGGGACGACGGTATCAGAACGGTTAGAAATTGCTTGGACTTATAGCGATAACCTTTATCAACAAAGTACCATTGAAAGCTTAGCTGAAAACTATATGAAAGCGTTGCAAAAACTGATTATTCATTGTCAATCTGTTGACCGGAGAGGGTATACTCCTTCTGATTTTCCCTCTGCTAATCTTAATCAAGATGAATTAGATGAATTGCTCTCAGAGATTGATTAA